The Rhopalosiphum maidis isolate BTI-1 chromosome 1, ASM367621v3, whole genome shotgun sequence genome has a segment encoding these proteins:
- the LOC113547943 gene encoding protoheme IX farnesyltransferase, mitochondrial, with product MNHLVRAIQRDGFQINKNVYTCLTCSVIRRQISQSISKPKPLIATNVTVDKHLPILPDVRPPSVVEPVIEKKHSDQEWTESRIYLKDLHQHYLKLSKSRLTSLVVVTTMAGYAMAPAPFDLTTFILCSAGTGMVSGAANSINQYHEVPFDAQMSRTKNRLLVRGILTPIHALTFAAVSGSLGLVTLYYGVNPVTAALGAANLFLYTSIYTPMKRLSILNTWIGSVVGAIPPLMGWAGCTGGVIDSGGLLLAGLLYAWQFPHFNALSWNLRPDYSRAGYRMMSVTNPGLCRRTALRYTIGIFGLCCAAPLCELTNIYFSIAVAPLNAYFVYLAWKFHQNSDSKTSRSLFRFSLIHLPALMILLFVNKHGLWSGNSKPKENSEVITVNKDEKIISSIFKKAEPL from the exons ATGAATCATCTTGTAAGGGCCATTCAACGCGATGGTTTTCAGATCAACAAGAACGTCTATACTTGTTTGACATGTTCTGTAATTCGAAGACAG atttcaCAATCAATATCAAAACCAAAACCACTTATTGCAACTAATGTAACAGTTGATAAGCATTTACCAATTTTGCCGGACGTTAGACCACCCTCTGTAGTAGAAcctgttattgaaaaaaaacatagtgaCCAAGAATGGACAGAATCAAGAATATATTTGAAAGATTTACACCAACactatttaaaactttcaaaaaGTCGACTgacaa gtttGGTAGTTGTAACAACAATGGCTGGTTATGCGATGGCACCCGCTCCATTTGATTTAACAACGTTCATACTTTGCAGTGCTGGTACTGGTATGGTATCTGGAGCAGCAAATTCTATTAATCAATATCATGAAGTTCCATTTGATGCCCAAATGTCTAGAACTAAGAATAGGTTACTTGTTCGAGGGATTTTAac acCAATACATGCTCTTACGTTTGCGGCAGTTAGTGGATCATTGGGATTagtaactttatattatggtgTAAATCCTGTAACTGCTGCTTTGGGTGCTGCAAATCTGTTTTTATACACATCCATTTATACACCAATGAAacgtttaagtattttaaatacctggATTGGTTCAGtag TTGGTGCGATTCCACCATTAATGGGATGGGCAGGTTGTACAGGTGGTGTTATAGACTCTGGTGGTTTATTACTCGCTGGTCTACTTTATGCATGGCAATTTCCACATTTCAATGCACTTTCTTGGAATCTTAGACCAGATTACTCAAGAGCCGGTTACAGAATGATGTCTGTTACTAATCcag GTTTATGCAGAAGAACAGCATTACGTTACACTATTGGAATATTTGGTTTGTGTTGCGCAGCACCATTATGTGAATTgactaacatttatttttcaattgctGTGGCTCCATTAAATGCTTATTTTGTGTACTTAG catggaaatttcatcaaaattctGACAGTAAGACTTCACGTAGcctatttagattttctttaatacatttaccagcattaatgatattattatttgtcaataaaCATGGTTTGTGGTCAGGAaacag caAACCAAAAGAAAATAGTGAAGTGATCACAGTAAACAAGGATGAAAAAATCAttagttcaatttttaaaaaagctgaaccattataa
- the LOC113547942 gene encoding serine/threonine-protein kinase unc-51, with amino-acid sequence MEIIGDYEYNSANRLGLGAFAIVFKGRSRKKPDMDVAVKTIMKKNIPKTQSLLKKEIDILRKLTVLQHDNVVHLLECLDTDDAFHLVMEYCNGGDLQDYLNVKGCLSEDTIQIFLRQLAGAMYEFNKQGILHRDLKPQNILLKFSGETRYPEPNQITLKIADFGFARCLDEGVMAATMCGSPMYMAPEVIMSLQYDAKADLWSLGTIIFQCLAGKAPFFANSPAGLKQIYEKTSNLMPKIPPGTSSDLSNLLFGLLKRNPKDRISFETFFDHAFLKMKPPPVTMPSPLANSPKTPSVFDQGYQYSVSPDLSDEYVIVPSNIPAYHEKEISASPPRPSTLSIQTQQDYNNPRSPLKSVPRSQPITMNPRTSKNISGPDFCSISPPSVQFMLGTPPSGRRISETPPYNTWNFTPTSSPLKKSVLSSPLLNTQQFTFNTNQKIGTVGLPFSNNNRAMTLPELGNITFPELPQETILEKEHIETLAKLNFVLALVECIVECASPKRPRYERLVLLIRALQLLSSSLSIATSELKAGRLQPSTNVKNVVQQLNETFHKVLDDCKQINVPNMLHNTSSSTTTAEKLLYDYAVEICAKAALKELGNTPYDYFKSYQTAQILLHSLSQQVNSPSDKEILIRYRDAVEKRLSILQDQGYVYSNTVNGNNST; translated from the exons atggaAATTATTGGTGATTATGAATACAATAGTGCCAATCGCTTGGGACTTGGAGCTTTTGCTATTGTCTTCAAGGGACGCTCTAGAAAA aagCCAGATATGGATGTAGctgttaaaacaataatgaagAAGAATATACCAAAAACTCAAAGTCTATTGAAAAAAGAAATAGATATTCTGAGG aAACTAACAGTTCTTCAACACGATAATGTTGTACATCTTTTAGAATGTCTG gaTACTGATGATGCATTTCATTTGGTTATGGAG tattgcaATGGTGGTGATTTACaagattatttaaatg TTAAAGGATGTTTAAGTGAAgacacaatacaaatatttctaaGACAACTTG CTGGAGCaatgtatgaatttaataaacaggGAATACTTCATAGAGACCTAAAACCTCAAAACATCCTACTGAAGTTTTCAGGAGAAACTCGTTATCCAGAACCTAaccaaattactttaaaaattg CTGATTTTGGGTTTGCTCGATGCTTGGATGAAGGAGTAATGGCAGCTACTATGTGTGGTTCTCCAATGTAcatg gcaCCTGAAGTAATTATGTCATTACAATATGATGCTAAGGCAGATTTGTGGAGTTtaggtacaattatatttcaatgtttgGCTGGTAAAGCTCCATTCTTTGCCAATTCGCCCGCAGgactaaaacaaatttatgaaaaaactaGCAATTTAATGCCAAA aatccCCCCAGGCACATCATCAGATTTATCAAACTTATTATTTGGTCTTCTAAAAAGAAATCCAAAAGATAGAATATCATTTGAGACCTTTTTTGACCATgcctttttaaaaatgaaacctCCTCCAGTTACAATGCCATCTCCACTTGCTAATAGCCCAAAAACACCATCAGTTTTTGATCAAG GTTATCAATATTCTGTAAGTCCTGATCTCTCTGATGAATATGTAATAGTACCTTCAAACATACCTGCATATCA CGAGAAAGAAATTAGTGCTAGCCCTCCAAGACCAAGTACACTTTCTATACAAACTCAACAGGATTATAATAATCCACGATCTCCATTGAAA tctgTACCTAGGTCTCAGCCGATTACAATGAATCCAAGgacttcaaaaaatataagtggACCTGATTTCTGTTCTATATCTCCACCATCA gttcAGTTTATGCTCGGAACACCTCCATCAGGAAGAAGAATTTCAGAAACGCCACCATATAATACATGGAACTTTACACCAACAAGTTCTCCATTAAAGAAATcag TTCTAAGTTCGCCACTTTTAAACACACAACAGTTCACATTTAacacaaatcaaaaaataggAACAGTTGGCCTGCCTttcagtaataataaccgtgCAATGACTTTGCcag aaCTCGGAAACATAACTTTCCCAGAACTTCCGCAAGAAACAATATTAGAA aaaGAACACATAGAAACATTAGCCAaacttaattttgtattagcaTTGGTTGAATGTATTGTTGAATGTGCTTCTCCTAAAAGACCACGTTATGAACGATTGGTGCTTTTAATTAGAGCATTACAATTACTTAGCTCTAGTTTAAGTATTGCTACGTCTGAACTTAAAGCTGGTCGTTTGCAACCTTcaacaaatgttaaaaatg tGGTACAACAGCTTAATGAGACTTTTCATAAAGTTTTGGATGActgtaaacaaattaatgtacCAAATATGTTACACAATACATCATCATCCACTACTACAGctgaaaagttattatatgattatgccGTAGAAATC tgtGCTAAAGCAGCATTAAAAGAACTGGGCAATACaccatatgattattttaaatcttatcaAACTGCCCAGATCCTCTTACATAGTTTGTCTCAACAAGTAAACTCTCCGAGCgacaaagaaatattaataagat atCGAGATGCAGTAGAAAAAAGATTGTCTATATTACAAGACCAAGGTTATGTTTACTCAAACACAGTTAATGGCAACAATTCAACTTAA